The Euphorbia lathyris chromosome 2, ddEupLath1.1, whole genome shotgun sequence genome includes a window with the following:
- the LOC136218978 gene encoding uncharacterized protein isoform X2 → MPTVWFSLKKSLHCKSEPSEVHDPKSKKQLSTILTRKAGGGRSGCSRSIANLKDVIHGSKRHTEKPPSCSPRSIGSSEFLNPITHEVILSNSTCELKITGFGGFQESNTNNVGGGGGGGSTFVGTLRPGTPGPGGHPTMHYFNSSVRNSGTHSKKSPFLLSEREGSGHGGSGNLGGHGHGHGHTSTRMSLETDCNGNGSSITCHKCGEHFTKWEAAENHHLSKHAVTELVEGDSSRKIVEIICRTSWLKSENHCGRIERVLKVHNMQKTLARFEEYREMVKIKASKLPKKHPRCIADGNELLRFYGTTVSCSLGLNGSSSLCISERCCVCRIIKNGFSAKKELKGGIGVFTTSTSGRAFESIQVIEEEEESIRKALIVCRVIAGRVHRPLENIQEISGQIGFDSLAGKVGLYSNIEELYLLNPRALLPCFVIM, encoded by the exons ATGCCAACAGTGTGGTTTTCTCTGAAAAAATCACTGCATTGTAAATCAGAGCCATCAGAAGTTCATGACCCAAAATCAAAAAAGCAGTTGAGCACAATCTTGACAAGAAAAGCAGGAGGAGGAAGGTCAGGTTGTTCAAGGTCAATAGCCAATCTCAAAGATGTAATCCATGGAAGCAAAAGGCACACTGAAAAACCCCCAAGTTGCAGCCCAAGATCTATTGGGAGTAGTGAGTTTCTAAATCCAATTACACATGAAGTCATTTTGAGCAACTCTACTTGTGAGCTTAAAATCACTGGTTTTGGTGGCTTTCAAGAAAGTAACACTAATAATGTCGGCGGCGGCGGTGGGGGTGGTTCAACTTTTGTGGGTACTTTAAGGCCTGGGACACCTGGGCCTGGAGGGCACCCAACAATGCATTATTTCAATTCTTCAGTTAGAAACTCAGGTACTCATTCAAAAAAGTCACCATTTTTATTATCAGAAAGGGAAGGTTCTGGCCATGGAGGATCTGGTAATTTAGGAGGACATGGACATGGACATGGACATACAAGCACTAGAATGTCTCTTGAGACAGATTGTAATGGAAATGGATCTTCTATTACATGTCATAAATGTGGAGAACACTTTACCAAATGGGAAGCTGCTGAAAATCATCATCTTTCTAAACATGCTG TGACAGAACTTGTGGAAGGAGACTCATCAAGAAAGATAGTTGAAATCATATGCAGAACAAGCTGGTTGAAGAGCGAAAATCACTGTGGTCGAATTGAGAGAGTATTAAAAGTTCACAATATGCAGAAAACTCTAGCTAGATTCGAAGAATACAGAGAAATGGTCAAAATTAAAGCCAGCAAACTCCCAAAGAAACATCCCCGGTGCATTGCCGACGGAAACGAGCTCTTAAGGTTCTACGGCACCACAGTTTCATGCTCTCTCGGCCTAAATGGCTCCTCTAGTTTATGCATATCGGAAAGATGTTGTGTATGTCGAATTATCAAAAACGGATTCTCAGCAAAAAAGGAACTTAAAGGAGGAATTGGAGTTTTTACAACATCAACAAGTGGAAGAGCATTTGAATCAATACAAgtaattgaagaagaagaagaaagtattAGAAAAGCATTAATAGTATGCAGAGTAATAGCAGGAAGAGTTCATAGGCCATTGGAGAATATACAGGAAATATCAGGCCAAATTGGTTTTGATTCATTAGCAGGAAAAGTTGGTCTTTACTCAAATATTGAGGAGCTTTATCTTTTAAATCCAAGAGCACTCCTTCCTTGCTTTGTG ATTATGTAA
- the LOC136218978 gene encoding uncharacterized protein isoform X1 produces MPTVWFSLKKSLHCKSEPSEVHDPKSKKQLSTILTRKAGGGRSGCSRSIANLKDVIHGSKRHTEKPPSCSPRSIGSSEFLNPITHEVILSNSTCELKITGFGGFQESNTNNVGGGGGGGSTFVGTLRPGTPGPGGHPTMHYFNSSVRNSGTHSKKSPFLLSEREGSGHGGSGNLGGHGHGHGHTSTRMSLETDCNGNGSSITCHKCGEHFTKWEAAENHHLSKHAVTELVEGDSSRKIVEIICRTSWLKSENHCGRIERVLKVHNMQKTLARFEEYREMVKIKASKLPKKHPRCIADGNELLRFYGTTVSCSLGLNGSSSLCISERCCVCRIIKNGFSAKKELKGGIGVFTTSTSGRAFESIQVIEEEEESIRKALIVCRVIAGRVHRPLENIQEISGQIGFDSLAGKVGLYSNIEELYLLNPRALLPCFVVICKN; encoded by the exons ATGCCAACAGTGTGGTTTTCTCTGAAAAAATCACTGCATTGTAAATCAGAGCCATCAGAAGTTCATGACCCAAAATCAAAAAAGCAGTTGAGCACAATCTTGACAAGAAAAGCAGGAGGAGGAAGGTCAGGTTGTTCAAGGTCAATAGCCAATCTCAAAGATGTAATCCATGGAAGCAAAAGGCACACTGAAAAACCCCCAAGTTGCAGCCCAAGATCTATTGGGAGTAGTGAGTTTCTAAATCCAATTACACATGAAGTCATTTTGAGCAACTCTACTTGTGAGCTTAAAATCACTGGTTTTGGTGGCTTTCAAGAAAGTAACACTAATAATGTCGGCGGCGGCGGTGGGGGTGGTTCAACTTTTGTGGGTACTTTAAGGCCTGGGACACCTGGGCCTGGAGGGCACCCAACAATGCATTATTTCAATTCTTCAGTTAGAAACTCAGGTACTCATTCAAAAAAGTCACCATTTTTATTATCAGAAAGGGAAGGTTCTGGCCATGGAGGATCTGGTAATTTAGGAGGACATGGACATGGACATGGACATACAAGCACTAGAATGTCTCTTGAGACAGATTGTAATGGAAATGGATCTTCTATTACATGTCATAAATGTGGAGAACACTTTACCAAATGGGAAGCTGCTGAAAATCATCATCTTTCTAAACATGCTG TGACAGAACTTGTGGAAGGAGACTCATCAAGAAAGATAGTTGAAATCATATGCAGAACAAGCTGGTTGAAGAGCGAAAATCACTGTGGTCGAATTGAGAGAGTATTAAAAGTTCACAATATGCAGAAAACTCTAGCTAGATTCGAAGAATACAGAGAAATGGTCAAAATTAAAGCCAGCAAACTCCCAAAGAAACATCCCCGGTGCATTGCCGACGGAAACGAGCTCTTAAGGTTCTACGGCACCACAGTTTCATGCTCTCTCGGCCTAAATGGCTCCTCTAGTTTATGCATATCGGAAAGATGTTGTGTATGTCGAATTATCAAAAACGGATTCTCAGCAAAAAAGGAACTTAAAGGAGGAATTGGAGTTTTTACAACATCAACAAGTGGAAGAGCATTTGAATCAATACAAgtaattgaagaagaagaagaaagtattAGAAAAGCATTAATAGTATGCAGAGTAATAGCAGGAAGAGTTCATAGGCCATTGGAGAATATACAGGAAATATCAGGCCAAATTGGTTTTGATTCATTAGCAGGAAAAGTTGGTCTTTACTCAAATATTGAGGAGCTTTATCTTTTAAATCCAAGAGCACTCCTTCCTTGCTTTGTGGTAATATGCAAAAACTGA